In Prionailurus bengalensis isolate Pbe53 chromosome D4, Fcat_Pben_1.1_paternal_pri, whole genome shotgun sequence, the DNA window ACAGAGCAACCAGAGAGTGGTGATGGTGAGTGGGGTCACCACAGGAAGCTTGGAAAGTGGCCTGAGGTCTCAGGAAAGAGTTAACCAGacttgggtgttttgttttttacgaATTCACCTCCCATAAGGTACAGATTGCCACCGGTGGGAGAATGTGGAGCCCTTGCCGCCCGGTGGGCGCGGTGCTTCTGCGGGGGCCCAAGCTCGGTCCCAGCCGGCCCTCTGTCCCCGCAGGCACCAGCTGGTGGTGAGCAACCCTCCGAGGCCCGTGCGGCATGGAGACGTGGTGCAGCTGGTGCACGGCATGACCACGCGCTTCCTCAACACGTGAGTGTCCCTGCTCGGCCCCCTCGGTCCCCCTCGGGCTCTCCGGCGAAGCCGCGTCTGCCTCCCCTGGGGCGGCCCCGCGCGGGACCCTGCACTCGGTGGGCGCCAAGGAGCAGTGCGAGCCCGGGAGGCCCCAGAGCTTCGAAAGACAAGTTTGGGGCGAGCACGGGAGTTGCTTCCCGCACAGGATGAAGTGAAGTCCGGTTGCTTGAAGCAAACGTGAATTCGAGAAGGATTCAAACGTGGGCTCAATGGGGCTGGGAAAGGTCCTTACGTGTCGGTTCTCAGCCCTCACCTCACCTGACCTGAGCCGTCCGCACATCGATGGGCCCGGGCCCCGTCTCTTCATCCACCCGGCTTCGTGGGTCATCTCACGGCTCTCCAGGACCCGTGAATTGTGCCTCGGGTCCCAGCCTCCCCCCGGAGGCCACACCGCAGACCTTGGCTTTGGGGTACAGCAGGTTCCCGGCCTCCGGCCTGCTTCTCTCTGGAAGGAGTCAGTTGCTGAGCCGCCCCCTGGGTCCTTCTCTGtgttcccttcctctcctcagaTAAGACCACTTCTTCCCGTCCGCGTTCTCACTGCGGCCCAGGCCAGGCCTGATCCCTGTGCTGTTGGGGCCGGTGCCCCGACCTCTGCCtctattccccccaccccccgacagcGGTGCCCTGTGAACACAGTGCTGGCCTTTTGGCCAGAAGCACTCCAGTGGATTCCACGGTGGGGCCCTGACACTCAACGTCCCCACTTCTCCTGGCTGCAGGCTCCCTGGGATCTGCCCCTGGTGACCCCCTGGTCACCTTCCCTGCAGTCACCCTGGCCTCTGCTGTCCCCCACGACCAAGTGCTGCACCCCTGGGGCCTTGACACTTGCTCCATCGGCCTGGAAAGTTCTTGGACTCACGCCCCCATGGCCTGCTGTGTCCACTGAAACGTCACCACCTCAGAGCGTTTCCCGGGCACTTTCCCTGCTACTTTGGTTTTATCGGTGGTGCCTACAAGCCTGCCACTCTCTCGTCCATGTGTGTGAAGGTCTGCCTTCTGCAGGGTGTGAGACAGACTCCGTTCCCTGTGGGGTCCCCAGATGCTCCATAGTGCCCAGCGCACAGTAGGACACAGCGAACGAGGGTGGTGGGTGTTTCTGGACATTGGAGGCCGCCGGCACCGAGGGCACCTTGTCCCCCGACAGTGCTCTTCGTGGCCCAGACGTTTCTGAGGCCGGGCTGTCCGGGAGCTGCCGGATGCACGTTGTCGTGCTTCTGGGGGATCGTGGGCGCTTGTCCAGCGACACGACGCCTCTGTCAGACCCCTCGTCACGTGTCCTTTCCCCCAGAGGTGTGACTGTGGCAGGCGGCTGCCTTTTCCATGTCACGTTTATCAGCAAGCCCCAGGGTGGTGCGTCCTCGGGGACCCTTAAAGATCTCGTGAACGCCTTTTCGGAGCAGCCTGAGGCAGTCCCTCCGCaagcctgtttccttctccaggcaCGACGTCGCGGCGCCCATGAGCCCCCACTCGCAGGAGGTATCCTGCTACGTCGACTACAACATCTCCATGCCTTCTCAGAACCTCTGGAGACTGGTGAGTCCCCGCCGGAAACGGGGCTTAATGGCCATCAGTACCGCATCCTTTGTAACGTGACCGTTCAGAACCGCCATTTGGAGCGGTTCCGATTCAGGGGCGCCCAGGGGCTCCCTCGgcagagcaggtgactcttgatctcagggtcctgagttcgagccccacgttgggtgtagagatgacttgaAAATCtcgagggtggctcagtcgatttagcatccaactctggatttcagctcaggtcatgatcccagagtcatgggatccagccccgcatcgggctctgcacagtgtgtggagcgtgcttaagattctctctcctccttgttCTCTcgactgaaaaataaaatctcaaaaaaaaaaacaaaaaacaattctgaTTTCGATGTAAAATTAGTGACTTTTAGTGATAAGGTCATAGGTGTTTTCCTTGGGGACAGAGACTTCCCCTGAGGCAGTGACGAGGTTACGAGGTTATGGAACGGTGGGTCAGTGTTCCACGCCGGCTGTATGGTTCACGTGGGCCTCCAGGTGAAGGTTCCCTCTGACTTGGTTGCTTGTTCAGCCTCCAGGTCACTGAACACACGGGGTCGGGGGCCTCGGCCCCCCTCCCTTGACCAGGGGAGCCTGATGTTAACCAgcgcgctccccccccccccagagtttCCCCAGGGGCTGCTTGGCCCTTCAGTCGGGTGGTTCCTTGGGGTGGCCCTTCGCTGAGGCGGCGGGCGCTGTGGTCGCCCTTCCTTGGAGCCTCCAGGGGCACGTGCCGTCCCCACAGAGTCACTCTCCAGGGCTGCACGCGCGTCCagcagagaaggcaggaggaaaGCGTTCCGTGGCTGGGTCCTTGAGCCCGCAGGAGTTAAGAACGTGCTCGCAAACACCGCTACAGTCCCTTGAGCGTGGTGACCCGCTGGGGGGCCCTCCCTAACGAGAGGCGGGCTTTCCTCGCGGCGGCAGCAGCTGCCCGCCGAACGCCAGCCTCCTCGCCCCGCTTCTGGTTCCCGCGGGCGTGACTGGCACATCCCACGGGGTGCGGTGCCGCTCGCAGGCCGTCCCAGCAAAGCCGGCGCCGCGAGGCTGCTGTCGGTGCTCGTGTGCACGCTGTGTCTGCCGCGTTGCGTCTCCGTGGGCAGCTGTCTGCCTGCAGACTgctcgtccccccccccccccccccgatgtcCCTGCCGGACGCACACACTCCAcgcccagcccagcctggaaTCTCTACTGAGGGTCCTACCCACCGCCCTTTCTGCCGCCCTGCTGTCGCtgattcttctcctcctcctcctccctcttcccccctcctcccccctcctccccctccccctccccctcttccccctccccctccccctcttccccctcccttcccctgcccctgccggTAGCACCTTCAGCCCCACGCAGCCACACTTCCCACGGGAGCTCACAGAGCTGGGACAGGGCCGGAAGATGGCTGGCATGGGCCGTGCTCCTCGGCCAGGCCTCCTCGCCGTGCCCACCGGGCCCCCGGGCCCTCTGGTTCTCACCGGCAGCACAGGCCTCACGGGGTCTTCTCGAGGCTGCGATAAGATATGACAAGGCCAGTGCTCTTGTGACGTTCGTGTTTCCGTCGTGCACTCTGGGGAGTCCCTTCCAAGGACCTGTCGGGGACCACGTGTGCACTTGCCAGAGAAGGCAGCGCTCGGAGGTCCCTCAACTCTGCGGGAGGGCGGCGTGTGCCCCGGACCCGCGGCACCGGCACCTGGGCTTGGGTGTCCGCAGCGAGGTCAGGGCCGCCATCCTCTTAGCTTCCCGGAGCTTGGCCCCTCGTGCCGGCCTGGGGCAGTGTCGTCTGGCGACCGGTCCTCACGTTCCGTGGAAGGAAGTGGGGGACGGAACGAGACGACGGACGGGGTCTGCTTTCACAGGACATCGTAAACAGAGACTCCGACGCGGGGGTTTGGAAGACCATCTTGTCCGAGGTCCGCCTGGTGCATGTGAACACCTCCGCGGTCCTGAAGGTGAGCGGGCGCCGCGTCTGGCTCGCCCGTCTGGGCGGGGGGGTTTGTGAAATCGGTTTACGGATCCTTCGGGCCGAACGGGCTCCTAGCGGGCAGCGCATCTGGCCAAGGTCCTCTCCGTGTTTCCTGCCCACTGACGAGGGAGGACTTTATAACTTCTCACCACTGGATCCCACCGTGACGGCCCCACGGGGGAGAGGCTGTCGCCCTTGGGGGCTGCAGACAAAGTGaccgggcggcgggggcggcgggccTGAGCCGGGGCCTCGAGCCTCCCAGTCACGCCCCGCCTCCCTCGGTTTTGCCAGCTGAGCGGGGCACACCTCCCGGACTGGGGGTTCCGGCAGCTGGAGGTCGTCGGGGAGAAGCTGTCGCGGGGCTACCACGAGAGCACCGTGTGGAACGTGGAGGAGCACCGCTACGGCAAAAGTGAGTCCGGCCTGGCCCGCTGGCCACCCGTCGCCGCCCCTTTACCAGGACGCCGGCCCCGCGGGCTCTGGTTCCGGCGGGGGCTGCACACGCTGTCCACGCTGCTCCCCGCTCAGCCGAGCCGTGAGCAACCGAAGCCGTCACTCGGAAGTGTTGCCGGAAGGCGGTATGAGCTGAGCTGTCTGACTGGAAAGATCTCGATTTGGTGGGTGCCGTCCCGTTGCGCGGCGGGGAGAGCCGAGCGGAGTGACACGGTCTGACGCAGCCGCTGTGGGCGGTCTGAGGAGGGGAGGCCCGCTTTTCACCACGCCCACGGCTGTGTCGCGGGCTCCCCGGCCTTCCGCTCACGTTCTTCTGGGTCCGGTGTGTCTGTCAGGccaggagcagaaggagagagaagtggAACTGCACTCGCCCACGCAGATGGACGTTCACAGGAACCTGAGCTTCCTGGCCAGGTTCCTGGAGCTGCAGGTGACACGGTGGGGGCGGGCGGGTGGGCGCACCATGGCTGTGCGTGGGGGAGCGGGCCCCCAGCCACGCGGCACTGCGCCCCAGAGAGCGGCTCCCTCCCCGGCGTCAGCCTGGGGCCTGGCTCAGTGGGGCGGGCTCCTCTGTCTCCGGAAGTGGCCAGCGCCCCACTGtcagcccggggtgggggggggggcctgtgaCGTCAGGGGCAGGAGTAGTCAGAGCCCAGCCAGCAGCGTGGTACACGCTGAGCCCCCCCGGGTCAGGTCATCGCGTGCCACGGTCAACACGATGGGGCCCGAGAGAGGTCAGAAGCAGAAAGTCGGGGTCCCGTCTCTAAAAGCGTTCTCAGCACCAAGTTCAGTTCTCTCGTCTGCAGACAGGGTGGCTGGAGCTCTGGGGCCGCGTCTCAGGGGAAGCGGGATGCCCCCGTGACCGGGACAGGTCCCTGCGCGGTGAGGCGTCTGGCTGTCCGCCCGCCTCAAGCCTGTGGCCTTGTTGCAGTGGAGAATGCTGACGGCCAAGAGCGACGGCTCGGAGCACAAGTACAGCTCGTCGCCACTGGACTGGGTCACGCTGGACACCAGCATCGCTTACTGGCTGCATCCCAGGACCAGCGTAAGTGGGTGCTCGCGCTGGCGGCCGTCACGGTTGTCCCTCGAGACTCCCGTGGCGTTAAGAGCAGCCACCGCGTCCTACCCAGCCTGGCTTCCTCCAGGGCCTTCCTCCGCACGGAAGCCCACGATGGGCTTTTTCCCTACACGAGTCGGCAGCACAGGGTCAGTGCTCCTGCCAGGAGGGTGCTCCCTCCCTCACGTGACGAGTAAGGTCCTACGCGTCTGCACGTTGACGGGAACCAGGCTTTACTGCTCTGGGGGGAGCAACGCTGTTCCCCTTTCCTGACAAAAGCTGTATGCCCCGCGGAGCATGAGCAGCCGAGCCCGCCAGTGCTGTTTCCATGTGTATCGTCCCTCTTGTCCCAGTAGGACCAACGGCCCTGGAGCTGGCGCCCAGTCGGTCGCCAGCAGATACTCCCCAAATTTTCATGCTGAAAACGCTCACCTCTCTCGTTCCCGCCGGAGCGGGGGACGAGCCATCACTTGCCGGGAAGCAGGGTCCTTGGCCCTTTGTGGCTCTGGGTTGGCCCTTGTTAACGTAAGAGTGCCGGCCGCGCCCGGCTGGGTTTCTGCCTACCAGATCAAGGAGCTTAGCACTTTTCCAGAGGGAGACTCATTGGGAATAGGCACGTCCATCGGCAGTGGGGTCCCAGCCTGCGCCAGCGTTCGGGCTGAAGGCCGGCAGACAGGCGAGCGTCATCGAGGGTTTATCCCTCTGGGCGGTCGATGGCCGACGGTGTGTCCCTGTGTGCTCACAGGCTCAGATCCACCTGCTTGGGAACGTCGTGATCTGGGCTTCGGCCAGCCTCGCCACTGTGGTCTACACTCTGCTCTTCTTCTGGTACCTGCTTAGACGCCGAAGAAAGATCTGTGACCTCCCTGAGGGTTAGTGCGGccggtttctttctttttgtctctttctcgaaagcaaacattaaaaaaagagagcgtgggcagcagaggggcagggagagagggagacacagaatccgaagcaggctccagcctccaagcaccgggctcgaactcacgagcttgTGAGTCGCGAGATTGTGCCCTGAGccggtcagacgcttaaccgactgagccccccaggtgccccgagtacGCAGCTTGTTTCTGACCGGCATTCACAGCACTTCTGGTGACAGCCCGGCCTCACCAGGATCCTGCACCTTAGACGATTTTCTGCATAGAAGGAACTTAAATCAATTTTTGTCTCCTTAGAGACAAAATGTTGCGGTTGACTTCCCCAGTTGTGCCAGAGGCTTCTCTGGGGAAGTGTGGGTACCAGGCAGCTCTTGCTGTGACCTCAGGACGTGACAGCCTGAGTGCCTGCACGCTCCGGCATGGCTGGATGGCACAGAGTGGCCAGCAGGCGATCTCTTGGGCAGGGGTGCTTTACAGTAATAGAAACCACTGTAAACCATCTTGAGACAGAAGAGCTGTAAGGACCTGGGCAGGGCGGGGCCACAAAGGCCTCGGGAGCCGTGTGGCCCGTCTCCACTCTTCCCGCTGACTTTTGACCCAGCGGGCCGGCCGGGCGCACAAACACAGCCCCTCACGGCTCTTACGGGAGGCTGACCCACTTGGTGGTGATCCCGGACAAGCCAGGGACCGTGGGGACCAGCTGGGCctgccccccgcccaccccgggGGCTGGTGTGGCTCAGAGGGTCGGGATGGTGAGGACCCCGCAGGAAGCCACTGGAAAGTTCTTATGACACAGTCCGCTCTTTCCCCAGAGATCACGGGAAGGgtcaggaggtgggggaggagcgaGTGGGCACCCTGAAAGATGAGGCAGGCAGCTCCGGGGACCCACAGGGCCTTTGCGGGCGAGGCCTGAGTCAGCAGCGCTGGCTCAGGGCGACCTTCCCGCCCCAGATTCCTGGCTGCGCTGGGTGCTGGCGGGGGCTCTGTGTGCCGGCGGCTGGGCGGTGAACTACGTCCCCTTCTTCCTGATGGAGAAGACGCTCTTCCTGTACCACTACCTGCCGGCGCTCACCTTCCAGATCCTTCTGCTCCCCGTGGTCTTGCAGCACATCAGCGACCACCTGTGCAGGTGCAGGCCCTCCCCGGGGCCCCGGAGTGACGGCTTCAGTGTGGCGTGGGACGGACTGAGGTCACAGCAGGGACGCCAGGGGAGGAAGCTGGGGCTGGCTGGGAGAGGAGGTGCGGGCGTGGGAGATGGGGAAGGACCCCCGTGGCGGGGCTGCCCGGTGCACAGAGCTACAGCGGAGAGATGCGTAAACCCGAGTTCTGGAAGCCGGACCAAAGGGCGTGGACTCGGGATCCGGGGTGGTCGGGGGCCGCAGAGCCTCTCGGGAGGGCTGTGGTACGACGACGCTGAATGTGGGATCGTGGGTGTAGATGGAAGATTCGGGAAGATGCACTAGGGTCACTTTCGGCACATCAGGCAGGGCGTGAGGAGGGTGACAGGGTCCCTCATGCCCGTGCCCTGCCCTGGTGCCCGCAGGACCCAGCTCCTGAGGAGCCTCTTCAGCGCCCTGCTTGTGGCGTGGTACTCCTGCGCCTGTCACGTGTTCAACACGCTGCGCCCGCTCACCTACGGGGACAAGTCACTCTCCCCCGGTGAACTGAAGGCCCTTCGCTGGAAGGACAGCTGGGACATTTTGATTCGCAAATACTAGCGGGACACAAACACGGTGAAGGTctgggccggggccggggcgagGCAGAACTTTTATGGGGGTGTTCTTGTGACAGGGTAGCCCTAAACCTGGCCGGCTGGCCGGGCTACTGCGGTTTCATTTTTCAAACAGTCCCTGGATAAGCAAAGTTTGTTTTGAGCAACAAAGTTTCTTTGTTCCAGGCGTTAAAGAACGCGGCCTTCTGGGTCCACTAACGCCCAAGAACCTCCCGAACCAGGCTAGTGTGGGACTCCCGCTGGAGGAGAAACAGGAAGGGAGCGAGGGTCGCGCCAGCCAAGGCCCCGGTCGCTCTCCCGAGCGCCCGCTGGACCTGCCCCCGGTGAGGTCTTGAGGACGCGCTCCGAACACGGTGGTGTCACACAAGCCACTGAGTGATAAGCCTTTGAAGAAGCAGAGGTGGGATTCTGGCCACTGCAGTGAGGACCCTCACTGCCGCCGACTCTCAGCCCCCCCCGCTGCGGGGTTCGGCTGAGGTGCGTGGGCGAGCGGCACCTGCAGCACGTGATGTGTATTCCGGCCCCGCGGATCCGCGTCCTGAACCTGCCTTCCGTGTAGAATTAAAAGAGGGACAAATTGGCAACTCGTGTTATTTATTGATTCTCTCTCCAGAAGGGGAGAAAACAAGCTGGACAAGACTGCCACACACACCTCAGAGAGCAGCCACGGAGCTCGGCCAAGCCCAACTGAGGTCCCATCCGTGTCACTACACACAGTACTCGCTAGAAGGAAACCAGAAGTGCCCGTGCGGTTTAGCTGGTGGCAACGGCAAAGCGTCGCTTTTACAGGAACGGGGCcactggggaggggaagacaaagCAGGACAACATGGAGCCCGGGCATCGTCCGTGCGGCCGCGGACTCTAGGTGTGTGCAGGGAGACGGGCTGCCTTTGGACGGTGCGCCCCGACTCGGGAAGGCCTGTCCGCAGAGCATACGGGGCCCAGGTGGCTCCCGCAAGCGGGGAGGCCTGACCCCGAGTAGGACCGTGTGTGGACACGGCGGGCGCCAGCCTGCCTCCTGTCCCAACCCGCAGGGCCGGGGACGGGGCTCGGGCCTGGGGAGTGGGGCCCGTCCCCTGCGGCCGAGGCTGGCTATGGAAAGCTTGTTCCCAGGGCTCCTTCCTCGACTCTGCCCTTGGCGCACGGGCCAGGAGGAAGGAGACCCCTCGGTGGCTCCTACATCCGTGCGTGCCAGACCGGGTCGCACCCCACTGCGGGGCACGAGACTCCGTCACTAGGTCACAACTAACGGTAGAATAAATAACAACGAAACAAAACACTCGCACGTGTAACACGTAAAAAGGGGAAACGCTCCCTCTCCAAACCTATGTTTCGGTCACACGTTGTGTGGGAACGAGATCGTCCTGGACAAAGTCCCTCACGCTGCGGGTTCCCGTCGAACACACTGGGACAGCCGCGGCGTCCAGGCGGGCTGCTCAATGCTCCCGAGATACGTGACTTGCTCGCCACACGTTCTGTGGCACGCTTCTCAGTAACTTAAAGATGGACTCGAAGCTTCCTGAACGTGAGGAAGCAGGTGAAGGCAGCAGGAGGGCCTGCCGCCATCCCGGGGGGCTGCGTGTCACAGGTGCAGGTCTGCCCACAACAGGGAGGAACCCCGTGATCCTCgcgctccacccccacccccccgtctgTACCGTGAGACGCAGAGAGGAAGCAGCAGCTGCGTccacggggggcaggggggggcagGCATCTCCGGACACAGCCGGAGCGGTCTgtcgggcgggggcggggggccgccCGGGAGGCCGGGCACCCCGCCGCTCAGTGGGGTCTGCTGCTGGACTCCAAGTGCGATCGCTTGCCGGAGGTCAGCACCGCGGGATGGTCTCCCGGCTCGGGAAACGTCCTCTTGTAGCTCCGCCCATTGGACCCTCGGTGCCACTTGCAGATGTCGCCGCTCAGGATGTCCTGGATGTGCTGCACAATCAGGTTGATGGCCACTGtagcagagacagagtgcactgAGCCGCGCCCGTTCCCCTTCGAGGCCTCCAGGCCAGCGAAAAATCTGCCGCGGGCTCGCTGGGCCGCGCCAGCCCGCGGCggccctgggcctggccctgGGCCTGGTGGCGTCTCAGCAGACAGAAAGACGCGGGTCGGGCAGTGAGCCCAGTGAAACTCGGCGGCCTGGTCTGCGGGGGTTTCTGTGAACCAAGAGCCTGGGTAGGCCGCTCTCTGTGAATGAGGGACTCCCCCGTCGATACACATCTTTTCCCAGCTTTACTGAGCTATAACTGACGACCGGCATCGGGTCAGCTTAAGGTGTACGACGTGTCAAACCCCTTTTTTAATACTTGGAACCTGTGTCGTTAACGTGCACGGACAGGCAACCGTCCCAGCCTCAGGAACGGTGCCAGGACCGGGCAGGGTCTGCTTTGGGGCTCCGGGAGGCAGACGGAGGAGGCGGGGCGGGTTCTTACCCATGTTGTCCACCCCTCGGGGGATGATCACGTCGGCATACTTCTTCGTCTGCAAGGCAGAAACGGGGGTCTCGTAAGGATCTgtcgtgtccccccccccccccccgccccggggtgACTTCTAGTTGTTTGAGGCCAGATTCAATGGCAGGAGAGCAGCCCCAGGGCGTGGCAGGGACCGGTGTCGTGGCAGACAGTGGGGCCGCGATTCAGGGCTTAGCCAGGAGCCGGAGGCAGTGGCCCAAGAGGCAAAACAAGAAGGAGAACCGGAGGCAGCCGGAAGAGACGGGTCTCTCCCCTGGTGTCT includes these proteins:
- the POMT1 gene encoding protein O-mannosyl-transferase 1 isoform X2, giving the protein MLGFLKHPVVVTADINLNVVALTAMGLLSRLWQLSYPRAVVFDEVYYGQYISFYMKRIFFLDGSGPPFGHMLLALGGYLGGFDGNFLWNRIGAEYSSNVPVWSLRLLPALTGALSVPMAYQILSELGFSHCAAMGAALLMLIENALITQSRLMLLESVLIFFNLLAVLSYLKFSNSQKQRPFSPSWWFWLTLTGVACSCAVGVKYVGVFTYLLVLAVAGVHAWHLIGDRSLSNVSVLCHLLARAAALLVVPAAMYLLFFYVHLSLVYRSGPHDQIMSSAFQASLEGGLARITQGQPLEVAYGSQVTLKNVFGKPVPCWLHSHQSTYPMIYENGRGSSHQQQVTCYPFKDVNNWWIVKDPGRHQLVVSNPPRPVRHGDVVQLVHGMTTRFLNTHDVAAPMSPHSQEVSCYVDYNISMPSQNLWRLDIVNRDSDAGVWKTILSEVRLVHVNTSAVLKLSGAHLPDWGFRQLEVVGEKLSRGYHESTVWNVEEHRYGKSQEQKEREVELHSPTQMDVHRNLSFLARFLELQWRMLTAKSDGSEHKYSSSPLDWVTLDTSIAYWLHPRTSAQIHLLGNVVIWASASLATVVYTLLFFWYLLRRRRKICDLPEDSWLRWVLAGALCAGGWAVNYVPFFLMEKTLFLYHYLPALTFQILLLPVVLQHISDHLCRTQLLRSLFSALLVAWYSCACHVFNTLRPLTYGDKSLSPGELKALRWKDSWDILIRKY